The Diaphorobacter ruginosibacter genome contains a region encoding:
- a CDS encoding MetQ/NlpA family ABC transporter substrate-binding protein, whose amino-acid sequence MFNKRTLLQSSLALTVAAALSVPAFAQDKSSIKIGVTGGPHAQIMEQVKKVAEKRGLAIQIVEFGDYVQPNAALAAGDLDANSYQHRPYLDAQVKDRGYKISWVADTVNFPIGIYSKKIKKLDELPQGARLGIPNDPTNGGRVLLLLQSLGLIKLKDGAGLKATPLDVTSNPKKLRFVELDAAQLPRSLDDVDASAINTNFAISAGLNPKTDSIAMESAQNPYVNILVVREADKGRPWVGKLIEAYHSEEVKKFIDSQFKGSVLPAF is encoded by the coding sequence GTGTTCAACAAGCGCACATTGCTCCAATCCTCCCTGGCCTTGACCGTGGCAGCCGCGCTGTCGGTCCCCGCGTTTGCGCAGGACAAGAGCTCCATCAAGATCGGTGTGACGGGCGGTCCGCATGCGCAGATCATGGAACAGGTCAAGAAGGTTGCCGAGAAGCGGGGCTTGGCAATCCAGATCGTCGAGTTCGGAGACTACGTGCAGCCCAACGCGGCGCTGGCCGCCGGCGACCTGGACGCCAACAGCTACCAGCATCGCCCCTACCTGGATGCGCAGGTGAAGGATCGCGGCTACAAGATCAGCTGGGTGGCGGACACCGTGAATTTCCCGATCGGCATCTATTCCAAGAAGATCAAGAAGCTCGATGAGCTGCCGCAGGGCGCACGCCTCGGCATCCCCAATGATCCGACCAATGGTGGCCGGGTGTTGCTGTTGCTGCAGTCGCTGGGCCTCATCAAGCTCAAGGACGGCGCGGGCCTGAAGGCGACGCCGCTGGACGTGACCTCCAATCCCAAGAAGCTGCGTTTTGTGGAACTGGATGCGGCCCAGTTGCCGCGCTCGCTAGATGATGTCGATGCGTCCGCGATCAACACCAATTTTGCGATCTCGGCGGGCCTCAATCCCAAGACGGACTCGATTGCAATGGAGTCTGCACAGAACCCATATGTAAATATTCTTGTCGTGCGCGAGGCTGACAAGGGCAGGCCGTGGGTGGGCAAACTGATCGAGGCCTATCACTCCGAAGAGGTCAAGAAATTCATCGACAGCCAGTTCAAGGGCTCGGTTCTTCCGGCTTTTTGA
- a CDS encoding DUF6817 domain-containing protein: MTLPWHSLDTTLFSRAQQLLDEGWITRDPELAPVLPVVLERGVGQDWHKAGTFRHHLYGVARSLALWQQPHDVQLLGLLHSVYGNAFVDLVKFDARTERARLQGLVGEEAEHLVHLFCTMSRSQFINKVLERDFDEDGGMELELNGPAPRETVQLTPREVAAFIIVSMADTIEQWFSWQEEIYSRSPNVDTSRKQAVHWAASLWPGPMRPPSRKISQLSQLGLALQHPGLAGLLPMPPVFNRCTVSVSKEDDAAASSLYWSVIQLDQPLVDLDVATHVLEQAVRLNPWVGEPQMVLAQVYLSAGRQDDAVLAARSALQCFSAWGNAWDKRVQWDAWIAWTRILLQSATDGTWPERLDKLNNLALRG, encoded by the coding sequence ATGACCCTGCCATGGCACAGCCTCGACACCACTCTGTTTTCCCGCGCACAGCAATTGCTCGATGAGGGCTGGATCACCCGCGACCCTGAATTGGCCCCTGTTCTTCCGGTGGTGCTCGAGCGCGGCGTCGGGCAGGACTGGCACAAGGCCGGCACGTTCCGCCATCATCTCTACGGGGTCGCGCGCTCGCTTGCTCTGTGGCAGCAGCCGCACGACGTGCAATTGCTGGGGTTGCTGCACAGCGTGTACGGCAATGCGTTCGTCGACCTGGTGAAGTTCGACGCCCGGACCGAGCGCGCGCGGCTGCAGGGGCTGGTGGGCGAGGAGGCCGAGCATCTGGTCCACCTGTTCTGCACCATGAGCCGCAGCCAGTTCATCAACAAGGTACTGGAGCGAGACTTCGATGAGGACGGCGGGATGGAGCTCGAGCTCAATGGCCCGGCGCCGCGCGAGACCGTGCAGCTCACGCCGCGCGAGGTGGCGGCGTTCATCATCGTGAGCATGGCCGACACCATCGAGCAGTGGTTCAGCTGGCAGGAGGAGATCTATTCACGTTCACCGAATGTCGATACCTCGCGCAAGCAGGCGGTGCATTGGGCGGCATCGCTCTGGCCGGGCCCCATGCGCCCGCCGAGCCGCAAGATCTCGCAACTGTCGCAACTGGGGCTGGCGCTCCAGCACCCGGGCCTTGCGGGGCTGCTGCCGATGCCGCCGGTGTTCAACCGCTGCACCGTCAGCGTGAGCAAGGAGGACGATGCCGCCGCCTCGTCGCTGTACTGGTCGGTGATCCAACTCGACCAGCCCCTGGTCGATCTGGACGTGGCGACCCATGTGCTGGAGCAGGCCGTGCGCCTCAATCCCTGGGTGGGCGAGCCGCAGATGGTGCTGGCCCAGGTGTATCTCTCCGCGGGTCGCCAGGACGATGCTGTGCTTGCGGCCCGAAGCGCACTGCAGTGCTTCAGCGCCTGGGGCAATGCGTGGGACAAGCGCGTGCAGTGGGATGCCTGGATCGCCTGGACCCGCATCCTGCTGCAATCGGCCACGGACGGCACATGGCCCGAGCGGCTCGACAAGCTCAACAATCTGGCGCTGCGCGGCTGA
- a CDS encoding methionine ABC transporter permease, which produces MFENFSEMMLELFAQSLWETIIMVGVSGVVGGLIGIPLGVFLRLTDKGGVLENGPLNRIVGWIVNAVRSTPFIILLVAIIPLTRLITGSSIGTWAAVVPLTLAAAPFVARLVETALREVDNGLIEAAQSMGATTSQIVWKVLLPEALPGIVAGLTISFVSLTGYSAMAGAIGGGGLGDLGIRYGYQRFLPDIMLAVVIVLIFFVQAIQSLGDWAVRRLSHK; this is translated from the coding sequence ATGTTCGAGAATTTTTCCGAAATGATGCTGGAGCTGTTCGCGCAGTCGCTCTGGGAAACCATCATCATGGTGGGCGTGTCGGGTGTGGTGGGTGGCCTCATCGGCATTCCGCTGGGAGTGTTCCTGCGCCTGACCGACAAGGGCGGCGTGCTGGAGAACGGCCCGCTCAATCGCATCGTCGGCTGGATCGTGAATGCCGTGCGTTCCACGCCATTCATCATTCTGCTGGTGGCCATCATTCCGCTGACGCGCCTGATCACCGGTTCGTCGATCGGCACCTGGGCCGCCGTCGTTCCGCTGACGCTGGCGGCGGCGCCATTTGTTGCGCGCCTCGTCGAGACAGCGTTGCGCGAGGTCGACAACGGCCTGATCGAGGCCGCGCAATCCATGGGCGCTACCACCAGCCAGATCGTCTGGAAGGTGCTGCTGCCTGAGGCGCTGCCCGGCATCGTGGCCGGTCTTACCATCAGCTTCGTGAGCCTGACGGGCTACTCCGCCATGGCCGGGGCCATCGGCGGCGGCGGCCTGGGCGACCTGGGTATCCGCTACGGCTACCAGCGTTTCCTGCCCGACATCATGCTGGCTGTGGTGATCGTGCTGATTTTCTTCGTGCAGGCGATCCAGTCGCTGGGTGATTGGGCGGTGCGACGCCTGAGCCACAAGTAA
- a CDS encoding methionine ABC transporter ATP-binding protein, with product MIDLRGITQIYQGPKGPVEALRGIDLKIGAGEVFGIIGRSGAGKSSLVRVINLLNRPTAGEVIVAGRDLTKLGDAELRQARREIGMVFQHFNLLSSRTVFDNAALPLELAGMTKDAIKKRIDPLLELVGLDHLADRYPSQISGGQKQRVGIARALASNPKVLLSDEATSALDPETTRSILDLLRKVNNELGVTVVLITHQMQVVKQIADRVAVIEAGRIVEMGRVIDVFTRPEQGITKSLIDEIVPQELPAGVLDRVRKLSDMARGQGVTGRLLRLSYAGDQAYQPILSRLIRDYQLDLSILHGQVDEIQNQTFGSLAVFASGDAGRLNAAVAELREQGVQVQEVELEG from the coding sequence GACCTGAAAATCGGCGCAGGCGAAGTTTTCGGCATCATCGGCCGCTCGGGCGCAGGCAAGAGCTCGCTGGTGCGCGTTATCAATCTGCTCAATCGCCCGACAGCGGGCGAGGTGATCGTGGCAGGCCGTGATCTCACCAAGTTGGGCGATGCCGAGCTGCGACAGGCCCGTCGCGAGATCGGCATGGTGTTCCAGCACTTCAACCTGCTGTCGTCGCGCACGGTGTTCGACAATGCCGCGCTGCCGCTGGAGCTGGCGGGAATGACCAAGGACGCGATCAAGAAGCGCATCGACCCGCTGCTGGAGCTGGTCGGCCTGGATCATCTGGCCGATCGCTATCCGTCGCAGATCTCGGGCGGGCAGAAGCAGCGCGTGGGCATTGCGCGCGCCCTGGCCAGCAACCCCAAGGTGCTGTTGTCCGACGAAGCCACCTCGGCGCTCGATCCCGAAACGACACGTTCGATTCTCGACCTGCTGCGCAAGGTGAACAACGAGCTTGGCGTGACCGTGGTGCTCATCACCCACCAGATGCAGGTGGTCAAGCAGATCGCCGACCGCGTCGCCGTGATCGAGGCCGGCCGCATCGTCGAGATGGGGCGCGTGATCGACGTGTTCACCCGTCCGGAGCAGGGCATCACCAAGAGCCTGATCGATGAGATCGTGCCGCAGGAATTGCCCGCCGGTGTGCTTGATCGCGTGCGCAAGCTCTCCGACATGGCGCGTGGCCAGGGGGTGACGGGCCGCCTGCTGCGTCTGTCCTATGCGGGCGACCAGGCCTACCAGCCGATTCTCTCGCGCCTGATTCGCGACTATCAGCTCGATCTTTCCATCCTGCACGGGCAGGTCGATGAAATCCAGAACCAGACCTTCGGGTCGCTTGCGGTGTTTGCCAGCGGTGATGCGGGGCGGCTGAACGCCGCCGTGGCCGAGCTGCGCGAGCAGGGCGTGCAGGTTCAGGAAGTCGAGTTGGAGGGCTGA
- a CDS encoding nitroreductase, with amino-acid sequence MTDEYSTHTTLGFLHSRRSIRGYLPRDVPDALLHPLLQAARAAPSGANLQPGRFIHVAGTRRERLSAALLDDVRGGAPQQEDYGYFPTPMPMHLRKRQVAAAQALYGALGVDRGDTDGRARQFENNYRFFDAPVALVVTIDAHFGAGGYMDLGMSLHGLQLAASAMGLGSCAIGALASYPGTVRRVLELPDTQHVVCGIALGWPDPAAPINRTTTYRAPLHEYFRRIS; translated from the coding sequence ATGACCGACGAATACAGCACACACACCACCCTGGGTTTTCTGCACAGCCGCCGCTCCATTCGCGGATATCTGCCGCGCGACGTTCCCGATGCCCTGCTCCATCCGCTGCTTCAGGCGGCGCGCGCGGCACCGAGCGGGGCGAACCTGCAACCCGGCCGGTTCATCCATGTCGCGGGCACTCGCCGTGAACGGCTGAGTGCGGCGTTGCTGGACGATGTCCGAGGCGGCGCGCCGCAGCAGGAAGACTACGGCTACTTCCCCACCCCCATGCCCATGCACCTGCGCAAGCGCCAGGTGGCCGCGGCGCAGGCACTGTACGGTGCACTGGGTGTCGATCGCGGCGACACCGATGGACGGGCACGCCAGTTCGAGAACAACTACCGATTCTTCGATGCCCCGGTCGCTTTGGTCGTCACCATCGACGCACACTTCGGAGCAGGTGGCTACATGGATCTGGGAATGAGCCTTCACGGGCTGCAATTGGCGGCATCCGCGATGGGCCTGGGCAGTTGCGCGATTGGTGCGCTGGCCTCCTACCCCGGCACCGTGCGCCGCGTGCTGGAACTGCCGGACACACAGCATGTCGTCTGCGGCATCGCGCTGGGTTGGCCCGATCCTGCCGCTCCGATCAATCGCACGACCACGTACCGCGCGCCCCTGCATGAATACTTCCGGCGGATTTCCTGA
- a CDS encoding response regulator transcription factor: MQQILTSSVKFMVAVVDGDETHRLHVCRFLEESGYTTWGAGSVEDFYIGLLKEKADLVIVDLDLGVETGLALIRRLVAQRIPVIVLSHSANSGARVASLDAGALQYFVKPLSLAELGAGIRAQLRQLEMRVSNAEQQNSWRLDLSVPRLIAPNQRTIRLTSRECELLECLMAANGGMVSKSNLVKAMGHAEAEDGFHRIESSLMRLRRKTLAGTQLMLPVRAVFGKGLVFVP, translated from the coding sequence ATGCAACAAATTCTCACATCATCGGTCAAGTTCATGGTTGCCGTCGTCGACGGCGACGAGACGCATCGCCTGCATGTATGCCGGTTCCTGGAGGAGTCGGGGTATACGACCTGGGGTGCAGGATCGGTAGAAGACTTCTATATCGGGCTTCTGAAGGAGAAGGCCGATCTGGTCATCGTCGATCTGGACCTGGGCGTGGAGACGGGGCTGGCGCTCATCCGGCGTCTGGTGGCCCAGCGCATTCCCGTCATCGTGCTTTCGCACAGTGCGAATTCGGGAGCCCGCGTGGCAAGCCTGGATGCGGGTGCATTGCAGTATTTTGTGAAGCCGCTTTCACTGGCCGAGCTGGGCGCGGGTATCCGTGCCCAATTGCGGCAACTCGAAATGCGCGTGTCGAACGCCGAGCAGCAGAATTCCTGGCGTCTCGACCTGAGCGTGCCGCGCCTGATTGCGCCCAACCAGCGGACCATCCGCCTCACCAGCCGCGAATGCGAGCTGCTGGAATGCCTGATGGCGGCCAACGGCGGCATGGTGTCCAAGAGCAACCTGGTGAAGGCGATGGGCCATGCGGAGGCGGAGGACGGCTTCCATCGCATCGAATCGTCGCTGATGCGCCTGCGCCGCAAGACGCTTGCCGGTACGCAGCTGATGCTCCCGGTGCGCGCCGTGTTCGGCAAGGGGCTGGTCTTCGTGCCCTGA